Genomic DNA from Desulfurivibrio alkaliphilus AHT 2:
CCGCCGGACAGCGAATGGGCCGGGTTGTCGGCCAGGTAGCCCAGTTTCAGTTCATCCAACAGGGCGTCGGTGCGCCGCTTGATTTCCTTGCGCCCCAGGCCTAAAGGTTCCAGGATGATGCGAACATTTTCCACCACGCTGAGCTTCTTGAACACCGAAGACTCCTGGGGCAGATAGGCCAAACCCAGGCGGGCCCGGCGATGGATGGCCAAGGCGGTGATGTCCTGCTCGTCCAGCATTACCCGGCCGGCGTCGGGGCGGACAAAACCGGCGATACTGTAAAAGGTGGTGGTCTTGCCGGCCCCGTTGGGGCCCAGCAGGCCCACCACGCTGCCGGTTTCCACCGCCAGGCTGATGCCGTCCACCACCCGCCTCTTGCTGTACTGCTTAACGATATCGGTGGTGGCCAGCCGCATTTTCGAAGCACCGGGCGTGCTCATGGGGCCTCCGGGGCGACGGTCGGCGGGTTCTGATCGCCGTTTGCCGGGCTGCCTGGCGGTTGCTCGGCGGGCGGGGCGGTATGATCAGCCGATTCGTCGTCGGGTGCCATGGGCTTGGGCTGGTCGTCGTCGGCGTAAAAAAAGGCCCGTACCCGTTCTTCGGGGGTCTCGCCCCGTTCCACGACGCTGCGGCCTTCATCGAGGTAAAGGGTAATCGAGCGGCCGGTGATCAGGTTGCCTTCCTGCCAGGCGCGGGCCTTGCCGGCCAGCAGTACCTTGCGGTCCGCTTCCGTGTACTCCAGGGTGTCGCCGGTGCCGATCCAATCCTCGGCCTCCACCCGGACCTGGCCGGTGGCGTAAAGCTTTTTGAGCCGCCGCCGGTCCCCGGCCGGCAGCTGGTCCTGCTCTTCCTGGCTGAGGTGAAAGATGGTCATGGTGTCGGCGTGAATCACCAGATCACCCTGGCGGGCCACCACCTGGCCGCGGAAAAGCACCGAGTTGGGCTCGTCGCCGGTTTCCATCCGGTCCGCCTCGATACGCACCGGTTCCGCCCGCTCGCCCTCAGCGGCGTAAGTTACCGCTACGCCGGCGCCCAGCAGCAACCCCAGGCAGCAAACCACAAGATAAAGTCGCATATTTTTTATTTCGTTATCGATCAGTAGCGTTGTCATTTGGTGTTGGCATCGGGGTGGGGGCCGCAAAACCCGGTAGCGACTCATTCTCGGCGGGCATCCATGCCCGCCTCCGAGGCGGCGGCGGCCTCCTGCGCGTCCATGCGCCCGGCCGCCGCCGAACCCGTCGCTACCGGGTTTTGCGGCCTCCGTCCAGACTCAGGGCGACTTTGATGTTGCCCTGTCTCCGGCGCGGTTTCTGCTTGCGCCCGGCCCGGCAAAACCATTACCTTATATCATTCGTCGCCGGCCGGGAAGATTTTTGTCCCGGTCGGCATGGGTACCATCTTAACACAATTTTTTTAATATAGCACAAAACGTGCCAAGCCTGCGGGGCCGGAAGCGACATGAACAATAGCCTGGATAAAGCCAAAACCCTGATCGAAGCCCTGCCTTACCTGAGGCAGTTTGCCAATGCCACGGTGGTCATCAAGTACGGCGGCCATGCCATGGTGGATGAGGAGCTGAAAAAAAACTTCGCCCTGGACATCATCCTGATGAAGTACGTCGGTATCAACCCGGTGGTGGTGCACGGCGGCGGGCCGCAGATCAACCGCTTCCTCGACAAAATGCAGATCACCCCCAGCTATATCCAGGGGATGCGGGTTACCGACGGCGAAACCATGGATGTGGTGGAGATGGTGCTGGTGGGCAAGGTGAATAAAGAGATCGTCAGCCTGATCAACTACCACGGCGGCCGGGCGGTGGGGCTTTCCGGCCGGGATGGCGACCTGATCACGGCGGAAAAGATGCAGATCATGAAAGAGCAGGTGGAAAACGCCCCGCCGGAGTTGATTGATCTCGGCCGGGTGGGGCGGGTGGTGGGGGTGGACGCCGGGGTGCTGGAAACCCTGGATGCCCGCGGCTTTATCCCGGTGATCGCGCCGGTGGGGGTGGGTGATGACGGCCGGGCCTACAATATCAACGCCGACCTGGTGGCCGGGGCGGTGGCGGCCAAACTCAAGGCCGCCAAGTTGATCCTGCTCACCGACGTGGCCGGGGTGCTGGATAAGGATGGCGGCCTGATCTCTTCCATCGCCGCCGGCGAGGTGGAACAATTCATCGCCGACGGGGTGGTGGGCGGCGGCATGATCCCCAAGGTTCGCTGCTGCAAAGAGGCGGTGGCCGGCGGGGTGGGCAAGGCCCATATTATCGATGGCCGCAAGGAGCATGCCATTTTGCTGGAAATGTTCACCCAGAGCGGGGTGGGAACGGAGATTGTCAAATGAGCGAGAACGAACAATGGAACCAGCGGGGGAACCGGGTTTTGATGAATACTTACGGGCGGTTGCCGGT
This window encodes:
- the lptB gene encoding LPS export ABC transporter ATP-binding protein, which encodes MSTPGASKMRLATTDIVKQYSKRRVVDGISLAVETGSVVGLLGPNGAGKTTTFYSIAGFVRPDAGRVMLDEQDITALAIHRRARLGLAYLPQESSVFKKLSVVENVRIILEPLGLGRKEIKRRTDALLDELKLGYLADNPAHSLSGGERRRVEIMRALAMQPRFILLDEPFAGIDPLSVADLQQIIKDLKNRGLGVLISDHNVRETLAVCDRAYIVNHGRILTSGTAEDIIRCPEARQLYLGEHFTL
- the lptA gene encoding lipopolysaccharide transport periplasmic protein LptA, yielding MRLYLVVCCLGLLLGAGVAVTYAAEGERAEPVRIEADRMETGDEPNSVLFRGQVVARQGDLVIHADTMTIFHLSQEEQDQLPAGDRRRLKKLYATGQVRVEAEDWIGTGDTLEYTEADRKVLLAGKARAWQEGNLITGRSITLYLDEGRSVVERGETPEERVRAFFYADDDQPKPMAPDDESADHTAPPAEQPPGSPANGDQNPPTVAPEAP
- the argB gene encoding acetylglutamate kinase, with translation MNNSLDKAKTLIEALPYLRQFANATVVIKYGGHAMVDEELKKNFALDIILMKYVGINPVVVHGGGPQINRFLDKMQITPSYIQGMRVTDGETMDVVEMVLVGKVNKEIVSLINYHGGRAVGLSGRDGDLITAEKMQIMKEQVENAPPELIDLGRVGRVVGVDAGVLETLDARGFIPVIAPVGVGDDGRAYNINADLVAGAVAAKLKAAKLILLTDVAGVLDKDGGLISSIAAGEVEQFIADGVVGGGMIPKVRCCKEAVAGGVGKAHIIDGRKEHAILLEMFTQSGVGTEIVK